In the Pirellulaceae bacterium genome, one interval contains:
- a CDS encoding DUF1553 domain-containing protein: MNQDFRLPKLLASFATLLIGGQIVAFGDEGADVEIFEKRIRPVLIRHCYECHSAASADLKGGLRLDSREFIRQGGESGPAIVPGNPQESLLLDALKHQTFEMPPDKKLPDQVVTDFTRWIELGAPDPRDNPPSADEVAELSWKTILNERREWWSLLPVDAIAPPLEKSENPIDAFVATKQQAAGITPGKSAPPRVLVRRLSLVLTGLPPTPTEIDQFVKESKTDSQAAYQSLVERLIDSPHFGEHWARHWMDVVRFAETHGYEWNHEVRGAWRYRDYLIRSFNNDLPYDQLVREHIAGDLLKNPRLNEQLGINESIIGTAFWRFGELGHDNCVDFPEIRFDALDNQIDTLGKAFQALTISCARCHDHKLDAISTKDYHALVGILENSSQIVHTLDSPEQIADTSAEIRQLKGQLRQRLAEHWLATIDSMPDMIVAALNDEPNKNELIVSAEGTPWENPAYILKQFTKTNDSQTGTPFLSAKWIWDKPNAFQNEPSSAPIYFRFTFDLKELPKKAQLFATADDQVTSHVNGQRLGNNPAWQTPAQYDVTKQLKKGRNTIAFDAANGVGPAGFIASLLLDNEELGSSNQWKVTRNLEDNWTTRDHDDSKWTAANEMGPSSMGPWGLVKESKADGALREDIAAGWKKLAEEYQTEHQRREKLIADNHISWADFHSQKPSGWSTSGLGLVDNPTPAGDFTLSEEGDSIVNAILPAGLYTNIISNRLNGSIRSPWLPTDKKFISVQVIGNRRSMIRTVVDSCGLNEFAGGGLTYLKGGQFKWKTFPTSAAPGTRSFVELTTRSDNPRWPDRPDRAGSADPNLVYDYRSSFGITRAVLHDAPGAPAPNLAPMLPMFATSSPNSEVDVATAFQSMARDAVLAWRDNRTTDADVHWLNWFLRTGLLPNTLNSGTLNIEQQQLGELLSRYRAVASSIAEPRVVAGLADQESGRGFPVLIGGDPKKHGPIVPARYLEVISGTAFETNGSGRLQLAERIASQNNPLTARVMVNRVWHHLFGNGIVATPDDFGRMGEEPTHPQLLDFLADQFVRDDWSIKQLIRRIVLSKTFQQTNRPKHDAGQVDPGNRLLHHYPARRMDAETIRDTILTISGRLNPEVFGPGLHPHREKDVDYRKLFIGPLDGDGRRSIYIKVTRMEGPQFLELFDFPDRMVTRGKRDRTNVPAQALAMLNDPFVIDQARFWAEQLVKVKHESIEVRIQAMFQRAIGRPPSKIELQRFVSLIRALADDPSADQVALLEDQNVWQDATHAVFNLKELIYIP, translated from the coding sequence ATGAACCAAGACTTTCGGCTACCGAAACTCTTGGCGAGTTTCGCGACATTGTTGATCGGTGGGCAGATCGTTGCGTTCGGTGACGAAGGCGCGGACGTTGAGATTTTCGAAAAGCGGATCCGCCCCGTCTTGATTCGACACTGTTACGAATGCCATTCGGCCGCCTCGGCAGACCTGAAAGGCGGCTTGCGTCTCGACAGCCGCGAATTCATTCGTCAAGGCGGCGAATCCGGTCCGGCGATTGTTCCAGGGAACCCCCAGGAAAGTCTGCTGCTCGATGCGCTCAAACACCAGACGTTTGAGATGCCGCCGGACAAGAAACTTCCTGACCAAGTGGTCACAGATTTCACTCGGTGGATCGAACTCGGCGCACCTGACCCTCGAGATAACCCACCATCTGCGGACGAAGTTGCCGAACTTTCGTGGAAAACGATTCTCAATGAACGTCGTGAGTGGTGGAGCCTTCTCCCCGTTGACGCGATTGCTCCTCCACTGGAAAAAAGCGAGAACCCGATCGACGCCTTTGTCGCGACGAAACAGCAAGCTGCGGGAATCACGCCGGGGAAATCTGCGCCCCCACGAGTGCTGGTGCGACGACTTTCGCTGGTCTTGACCGGGCTGCCTCCCACTCCTACTGAAATCGATCAATTTGTCAAAGAATCAAAAACGGATTCGCAAGCGGCTTACCAATCATTGGTTGAACGACTCATTGACTCACCGCATTTCGGCGAACACTGGGCCCGACACTGGATGGACGTCGTGCGGTTCGCCGAAACTCATGGCTACGAGTGGAATCACGAAGTACGCGGTGCCTGGCGCTATCGCGACTACCTGATCCGATCCTTTAACAACGATCTGCCGTATGATCAGCTAGTGCGCGAACACATCGCCGGTGACCTGCTCAAAAACCCTCGTCTGAACGAGCAGTTGGGAATCAACGAATCAATCATCGGCACAGCGTTTTGGCGATTCGGAGAGTTGGGCCACGACAACTGTGTTGACTTCCCCGAAATTCGTTTCGACGCGCTCGACAACCAGATCGATACGCTGGGCAAGGCATTTCAAGCACTGACGATTTCATGTGCGAGATGTCACGACCACAAACTGGATGCCATTTCCACGAAGGATTACCACGCACTCGTCGGAATCTTGGAAAACAGCAGTCAGATTGTCCACACGCTTGATTCCCCTGAGCAGATCGCTGATACATCAGCCGAAATCCGCCAGCTCAAGGGCCAGTTACGGCAGCGACTCGCCGAGCATTGGCTCGCGACAATCGATTCCATGCCGGACATGATTGTCGCGGCTCTCAATGACGAACCCAACAAGAACGAACTCATCGTCAGCGCGGAGGGAACACCGTGGGAGAATCCGGCCTATATTCTAAAACAATTCACCAAGACGAACGATTCCCAAACGGGTACACCGTTCTTGTCAGCGAAGTGGATCTGGGACAAACCAAACGCGTTTCAAAACGAGCCGAGCTCTGCCCCAATCTATTTTCGATTTACGTTCGACCTCAAAGAGTTGCCGAAAAAGGCACAACTGTTTGCGACGGCTGACGATCAGGTGACGTCGCATGTCAACGGACAACGTCTGGGAAACAACCCGGCGTGGCAAACACCAGCTCAATATGACGTAACGAAGCAGTTAAAAAAGGGACGCAATACGATCGCGTTTGACGCAGCCAATGGTGTCGGCCCCGCAGGATTCATTGCTTCGCTCCTGCTCGACAATGAGGAACTGGGTTCGAGCAATCAATGGAAAGTGACGCGCAACCTCGAAGACAATTGGACAACCCGCGACCACGATGACAGTAAATGGACCGCAGCCAACGAGATGGGACCGTCGTCGATGGGGCCGTGGGGTCTTGTGAAAGAATCGAAAGCCGACGGAGCTCTTCGAGAGGATATCGCGGCCGGCTGGAAGAAACTTGCGGAGGAATACCAAACCGAACATCAGCGGCGCGAAAAATTGATTGCCGATAATCACATCAGCTGGGCTGACTTCCATTCCCAAAAACCATCGGGTTGGTCCACCAGCGGCCTCGGGCTGGTGGACAATCCAACTCCAGCCGGTGACTTCACGTTATCAGAAGAAGGCGACTCCATCGTCAACGCAATTCTTCCAGCGGGATTGTACACGAATATCATTTCCAATCGACTGAACGGTTCAATTCGATCGCCATGGCTGCCAACGGACAAAAAATTCATCAGCGTCCAGGTTATTGGCAACCGACGAAGCATGATCCGCACGGTGGTGGATAGTTGCGGTTTAAACGAGTTCGCCGGCGGCGGACTCACCTATCTCAAAGGGGGCCAGTTCAAATGGAAAACGTTTCCGACCAGCGCCGCACCAGGAACGCGTTCCTTCGTCGAGCTGACAACGCGTTCTGATAATCCACGATGGCCGGATCGACCGGATCGAGCGGGCTCTGCCGACCCCAATCTGGTCTACGACTACCGCTCATCTTTCGGAATCACACGAGCGGTGCTGCACGATGCGCCGGGAGCACCGGCGCCGAATCTGGCGCCCATGTTGCCAATGTTCGCGACCAGTTCGCCCAATAGTGAAGTCGATGTTGCTACGGCGTTCCAAAGCATGGCGCGCGATGCAGTTTTAGCTTGGAGAGACAATCGCACCACCGACGCCGATGTGCATTGGCTCAACTGGTTCCTCCGAACCGGGCTGTTGCCCAATACCTTAAACAGCGGAACCTTAAACATCGAACAGCAACAGCTGGGCGAGCTATTAAGTCGATACAGAGCGGTGGCATCCTCCATTGCCGAACCACGCGTTGTCGCCGGACTTGCCGATCAGGAAAGTGGTCGAGGATTTCCGGTTCTGATCGGAGGCGATCCCAAGAAGCACGGCCCGATCGTCCCTGCACGTTACCTTGAAGTCATCTCGGGAACCGCCTTTGAAACCAACGGCAGCGGCCGCCTACAGCTCGCGGAACGGATCGCTTCTCAGAACAATCCGCTGACGGCCCGTGTCATGGTCAATCGCGTGTGGCATCATCTATTTGGCAATGGAATCGTGGCGACACCCGATGATTTCGGCAGAATGGGTGAAGAGCCAACGCATCCGCAGTTGCTTGACTTCCTGGCGGATCAGTTCGTGCGGGATGACTGGTCGATCAAGCAATTGATCCGACGAATTGTACTCAGCAAGACGTTTCAGCAAACAAATAGGCCGAAACACGACGCGGGACAGGTTGATCCCGGAAATCGATTGCTGCATCACTATCCGGCGCGTCGCATGGACGCCGAAACAATCCGCGACACAATTTTAACAATCTCTGGGCGACTGAATCCAGAAGTGTTTGGGCCCGGCCTCCATCCTCATCGTGAAAAGGACGTGGACTACCGCAAACTCTTCATCGGCCCGTTGGATGGCGACGGCCGACGCAGCATCTACATTAAAGTTACCCGCATGGAGGGCCCGCAGTTTCTCGAGCTGTTCGACTTCCCCGATCGCATGGTCACACGTGGAAAGCGCGATCGAACGAATGTGCCGGCTCAGGCTCTTGCAATGCTGAACGACCCCTTTGTAATCGACCAAGCTCGTTTCTGGGCGGAGCAACTGGTCAAGGTAAAACACGAGTCAATCGAAGTACGTATTCAAGCCATGTTTCAACGCGCGATTGGGCGACCGCCGAGTAAAATCGAATTGCAACGTTTCGTCTCACTGATTCGAGCCTTGGCCGATGATCCCTCTGCGGATCAGGTGGCCTTGCTTGAGGACCAGAATGTCTGGCAAGACGCCACGCACGCAGTGTTTAACCTGAAGGAATTGATCTACATCCCATGA
- a CDS encoding FCD domain-containing protein, whose product MERNINLQPAALVNNSAELVTQLGQLIEEQRLRPGDRLPSIRNLADQFGVKAGLVRDALLDAQGRGLVKVLPRAGAFVEMPASGVQSTTSAERLGERLRELLAGENQNLFYLLDARETLELALIAQAARRREIEDLLPLRNILERMASIPANERAEKEEYLELDIEFHLEIARLSGNAVMASMLCAVLEELKPHLKQSHWTTKRYSETDESHARLYSALVQGDSSMAQEETRNHLQHAYQNFLDRVRRAPNV is encoded by the coding sequence ATGGAGAGGAACATTAATTTGCAGCCAGCCGCTCTCGTCAACAATTCCGCCGAACTCGTTACCCAGCTCGGACAACTCATTGAGGAGCAGAGGCTGAGGCCGGGTGATCGTCTTCCGTCGATTCGAAACTTAGCGGATCAGTTCGGAGTCAAGGCGGGCCTTGTTCGAGATGCGTTGCTGGACGCGCAAGGCCGCGGCCTCGTGAAAGTGCTGCCACGAGCTGGTGCGTTTGTCGAAATGCCGGCCAGTGGCGTTCAATCCACCACGTCGGCCGAGCGACTGGGTGAACGGTTGCGAGAGTTGTTGGCGGGCGAGAATCAAAATCTTTTCTATTTATTGGACGCGCGCGAGACATTGGAACTTGCTCTGATTGCTCAGGCCGCCCGCAGACGGGAAATTGAAGATCTATTGCCGCTGCGAAACATTCTGGAGCGGATGGCGTCGATTCCAGCGAATGAACGAGCGGAAAAAGAGGAATATCTCGAGTTGGATATTGAGTTTCATTTGGAGATTGCCCGACTCTCTGGAAACGCGGTCATGGCTTCGATGTTATGCGCCGTGTTGGAAGAACTGAAACCTCACCTCAAACAGTCCCATTGGACGACAAAGCGATATTCGGAAACAGACGAATCACACGCTCGTCTTTACTCCGCGCTTGTGCAAGGCGATAGCTCGATGGCTCAGGAAGAAACGCGTAATCATCTGCAGCATGCGTACCAAAATTTCTTAGACCGCGTTCGTCGGGCGCCCAACGTTTGA
- a CDS encoding PEP-CTERM sorting domain-containing protein (PEP-CTERM proteins occur, often in large numbers, in the proteomes of bacteria that also encode an exosortase, a predicted intramembrane cysteine proteinase. The presence of a PEP-CTERM domain at a protein's C-terminus predicts cleavage within the sorting domain, followed by covalent anchoring to some some component of the (usually Gram-negative) cell surface. Many PEP-CTERM proteins exhibit an unusual sequence composition that includes large numbers of potential glycosylation sites. Expression of one such protein has been shown restore the ability of a bacterium to form floc, a type of biofilm.), producing MFLTRRVLVEKVSLTIGQPKYGNFDTADLIVAFSSGIDSAGGRYEQESAGNLVPEPSGLALLALSLWALLGCQARSENPAIGE from the coding sequence GTGTTTCTCACTCGACGCGTGCTTGTCGAAAAGGTTTCCCTCACGATTGGCCAGCCCAAGTACGGCAATTTCGACACGGCCGATCTGATCGTAGCCTTTTCAAGCGGCATCGACTCGGCCGGTGGACGCTACGAGCAGGAGTCGGCAGGTAATCTGGTGCCGGAGCCAAGCGGTTTGGCGCTGTTGGCTCTGAGTCTATGGGCACTGTTAGGTTGCCAGGCCAGGTCCGAGAATCCGGCGATCGGTGAGTGA